The following coding sequences are from one Prochlorococcus marinus XMU1412 window:
- a CDS encoding DUF2949 domain-containing protein, whose protein sequence is MNNYVTREMIIYLFNVVGLDESSIELGIKLSIKNKTPLPILLWSYGMLTIEELDKLYSFLFQKMD, encoded by the coding sequence ATGAATAATTATGTAACTAGAGAAATGATAATTTATTTATTTAATGTAGTAGGTTTAGATGAGTCTTCTATTGAACTTGGTATAAAATTATCTATAAAAAATAAAACTCCATTACCAATATTATTATGGAGTTATGGAATGCTAACTATTGAAGAACTGGATAAGTTATATTCATTTTTATTTCAAAAAATGGATTAA